A portion of the Carya illinoinensis cultivar Pawnee chromosome 11, C.illinoinensisPawnee_v1, whole genome shotgun sequence genome contains these proteins:
- the LOC122282540 gene encoding polynucleotide 3'-phosphatase ZDP isoform X1, translated as MLTVRVSRLCFLPHPLNLPENPDSPLICQKRFSRFRFQNPKPFSFFTFKKPPMPPRPPPPSHIVAEYAKSDRSSCKKCAKAIVKKALRVGIVSRDARGFDMTKWHHLDCFPVGAATVCSAEAIKGFEALQISDQEALKKSLVRCDDSMGNGEVHKGDDDDDEENELKERDAKKAKLSTFDGEANLDIAFSVSSVKNMYKDAKLPPKWKAFNTIIYLEQDDGLQNSNKIAAFDFDGTLAKTSVKRVGADAWSLMYPSVPDKLQCLYNDGYKLVIFTNESNIERWKKKRQVAVDSKIGRLNNFIKQVKVPMQVFIACGLGESSVQAADAFRKPKPGMWHIMEKQFNSGISIDMDQSFYVGDAAGRPNDHSDADIKFAQAVGLKFYVPEEYFVA; from the exons ATGCTAACAGTAAGAGTCTCCAGACTATGCTTCTTACCCCACCCGCTGAACCTCCCCGAAAACCCCGATTCTCCTCTGATCTGTCAGAAACGTTTCTCTCGCTTCCGCTTCCAAAACCCGaaacctttttctttcttcaccTTTAAAAAACCGCCAATGCCGCCtcgtcctcctcctccttcccaTATTGTCGCCGAGTACGCGAAGTCGGACCGGTCCTCGTGCAAGAAGTGCGCGAAAGCGATCGTTAAGAAGGCTCTGAGGGTGGGGATAGTGAGCCGGGACGCGCGAGGATTTGACATGACCAAATGGCACCACTTGGATTGCTTTCCGGTTGGAGCGGCCACAGTCTGCTCGGCCGAGGCGATTAAGGGGTTCGAGGCTTTGCAG ATTAGTGATCAGGAAGCGCTGAAGAAGTCGTTGGTTAGATGTGATGACTCCATGGGTAATGGAGAG GTTCATAAAGGAGATGAcgatgatgatgaagaaaatgaacTAAAAGAAAGGGATGCAAAGAAAGCCAAG ttatCTACATTTGATGGGGAAGCTAATTTAGATATAGCCTTCTCAGTTTCCAGTGTTAAGAACATGTACAAA gATGCTAAACTTCCACCAAAATGGAAGGCATTCAACACAATCATATATCTTGAACAG GATGATGGTCTTCAGAATTCAAACAAAATAGCGGCATTTGATTTTGATGGAACTCTTGCCAAAACATCTGTGAAGAG AGTAGGTGCAGATGCTTGGTCCCTTATGTATCCTTCAGTTCCTGATAAGCTACAGTGCTTGTACAATGATGGCTACAAACTG GTAATCTTCACTAATGAATCAAATATTGAGCGCTGGAAGAAAAAGAGACAGGTTGCTGTGGACTCAAAAATTGGACGCCTCAACAATTTTATCAAGCAAGTGAAGGTACCAATGCAG GTCTTTATAGCTTGTGGGTTAGGTGAATCTTCTGTTCAAGCAGCTGATGCATTTCGTAAACCCAAACCAGGAATGTGGCATATTATGGAGAAGCAGTTCAACTCTGGCATTTCCATTGATATGGATCA ATCCTTTTACGTTGGTGATGCAGCTGGGAGACCAAATGATCACAGTGATGCTGATATTAAATTTGCACAG
- the LOC122282540 gene encoding polynucleotide 3'-phosphatase ZDP isoform X2, which translates to MLTVRVSRLCFLPHPLNLPENPDSPLICQKRFSRFRFQNPKPFSFFTFKKPPMPPRPPPPSHIVAEYAKSDRSSCKKCAKAIVKKALRVGIVSRDARGFDMTKWHHLDCFPVGAATVCSAEAIKGFEALQISDQEALKKSLVRCDDSMGNGEVHKGDDDDDEENELKERDAKKAKDAKLPPKWKAFNTIIYLEQDDGLQNSNKIAAFDFDGTLAKTSVKRVGADAWSLMYPSVPDKLQCLYNDGYKLVIFTNESNIERWKKKRQVAVDSKIGRLNNFIKQVKVPMQVFIACGLGESSVQAADAFRKPKPGMWHIMEKQFNSGISIDMDQSFYVGDAAGRPNDHSDADIKFAQAVGLKFYVPEEYFVA; encoded by the exons ATGCTAACAGTAAGAGTCTCCAGACTATGCTTCTTACCCCACCCGCTGAACCTCCCCGAAAACCCCGATTCTCCTCTGATCTGTCAGAAACGTTTCTCTCGCTTCCGCTTCCAAAACCCGaaacctttttctttcttcaccTTTAAAAAACCGCCAATGCCGCCtcgtcctcctcctccttcccaTATTGTCGCCGAGTACGCGAAGTCGGACCGGTCCTCGTGCAAGAAGTGCGCGAAAGCGATCGTTAAGAAGGCTCTGAGGGTGGGGATAGTGAGCCGGGACGCGCGAGGATTTGACATGACCAAATGGCACCACTTGGATTGCTTTCCGGTTGGAGCGGCCACAGTCTGCTCGGCCGAGGCGATTAAGGGGTTCGAGGCTTTGCAG ATTAGTGATCAGGAAGCGCTGAAGAAGTCGTTGGTTAGATGTGATGACTCCATGGGTAATGGAGAG GTTCATAAAGGAGATGAcgatgatgatgaagaaaatgaacTAAAAGAAAGGGATGCAAAGAAAGCCAAG gATGCTAAACTTCCACCAAAATGGAAGGCATTCAACACAATCATATATCTTGAACAG GATGATGGTCTTCAGAATTCAAACAAAATAGCGGCATTTGATTTTGATGGAACTCTTGCCAAAACATCTGTGAAGAG AGTAGGTGCAGATGCTTGGTCCCTTATGTATCCTTCAGTTCCTGATAAGCTACAGTGCTTGTACAATGATGGCTACAAACTG GTAATCTTCACTAATGAATCAAATATTGAGCGCTGGAAGAAAAAGAGACAGGTTGCTGTGGACTCAAAAATTGGACGCCTCAACAATTTTATCAAGCAAGTGAAGGTACCAATGCAG GTCTTTATAGCTTGTGGGTTAGGTGAATCTTCTGTTCAAGCAGCTGATGCATTTCGTAAACCCAAACCAGGAATGTGGCATATTATGGAGAAGCAGTTCAACTCTGGCATTTCCATTGATATGGATCA ATCCTTTTACGTTGGTGATGCAGCTGGGAGACCAAATGATCACAGTGATGCTGATATTAAATTTGCACAG